From the genome of Croceibacterium atlanticum:
CCTATGTCCGCCGCACGCTGGATGGCGGTGTGCATCCGCAGCTTGGCGCGCTGGACGGCGTGACCGGTACGTATGACCACGACCGTGTCGATTACCGCCTGAACGCGATGTATGAGATCACGCCGGAAATCTCGGTCTATGGCCAGTGGTCGACCGGATTCAAGGGCGGCGGCATCAACCCGCGTCCGTTCTTTGCGCAGCAGGTGCTGTCCTTCGATCCGGAAACGCTCGAATCCTTCGAAGTCGGCTTCAAGAGCGACCTGTTCGACCGGATGATGCGCCTCAACCTGGCGGCGTTCTACAGCAACTACAACGGCATTCAGCTGGCGCTGAACAACTGCCCGCAGGCAGGTGCCGGCTTCGCCGTTCCCTGCTCGCTGCCGTCAAATGCCGGCGACGCGCATGTGAAGGGCTTCGAGGTGGAAACGTCGCTGCGTCCGGTGGACGGCTTCGTGATCGACGGCACGGTTAGCTATGTCGATTTCGATTATGTCGCGGATTCGCTGGAACCGGCGAGCGGCATCCAGCCGGACATGGTTTCGAACTACACGCCGAAATGGAAGTGGTCGATCGGCGCGCAGTATGAAGCGCTGCTGGGTTCTGCCGGATCCATCACGCCGCGTTTCGATGCCTCTTACCAGAGCGACATCTACACCAACGCGATCAACGGCCCGACGAACAAGATCGACGATTATATCGTCGCCAATGCTCGTCTGACCTGGAAGAACGAGGACGAAGACCTGGAGCTCGGGGTGGAAGTGACCAACCTGTTCGACAAGTACTACTTCCAGTCCCTGTTCGACCTGACGCGTGCAGGCGCCGGTTTCGTGACCGGCCTGCCGGGCCGTCCGCGCGAATGGGCGGTTACCGCGAAGAAGAAATTCTGATCGCGTCACACGATTGGAAAAATGGAAAGGGCGGCCAATTGGCCGCCCTTTCTTTATGCTGTCTTGGCAAAGGGCAGGTTCAGCCCCAGACTTCTTCTGCCACTTCCACGCAGAGGCGTATCTTGTCCGCCTGCTGTTCCGTGGTCAGATCATTTCCGTGGACGGTGCTGGCAAAGCCGCATTGCGGGCTGAGGGCGAGCTGATCGAGATCGGCAAACTTGCTCGCTTCGTCGATCCGGCGCTTGATATCGTCCTTGCTTTCCAACTGCCCCAGCTTGGTGGTGACGAGGCCGAGTACGACCGTCTTGCCCTTGGGCAGGAAACGCAGGGGCGCGAAATCGCCCGAGCGCGGATCGTCATATTCCAGGAAGAAGGCGTCAATATCCAGTTCGTTGAACATGATCTCCGCCACCGGCTCATAGCCGCCTTCGGCCGCCCATGAACTGCGGAAATTACCTCGGCACAGATGGATCGCCTTGATCATGTCGGACGGGGCGGAACCGAAAGCATCATTGATCAGGGCCGCATATTGGCGCGGCGTTTCGTCGGGATCCATGCCCCGTGCGCGGGCATCGTCCCGGTGGCTCTCGTCGCAGAGATAGGCGAGATTGGTATCGTCCATCTGCAAATAGCGGCAACCGGCCTCCGCCAGACTATCCACTTCTGCACGGTAGGCCGCGGCGACATCGGCGTAGAATGCATCCATTTCGGGATAGACATCTTCCGGAATGCCCTGCCGGCCGGCGCGGAAATGCAGCATGGTCGGGCTGGGAATGGCGACCTTGGGTGTTTCGGTGGCGACGGAGGCCAGATATTCGTAATCGGCTTTCTGGATCGGCTTCACATGTTCGATCTTACCGGTGACGACCATTTTCGGCGGCGCAAAATGCACATCCTTGCCGGTATCGTTCTTGAATGCCTTTTCAATACCGCCCTGTTCTTCGACACCCGATAGCTGAAGCAGGAAATCAGTATGGAAGAAGTAACGCCGGAACTCGCCATCGGTGATCGATTTGAGGCCGAGTCCTTCTTGCCATTTCACGAGTTCGGCAATCGCCTCGTCCTCGATCTGGCGCAGGGCCGCATAGTCGATATTACCTGCGGCGCGGTGTTCGCGCGCCTCCACCACGGAACGCGGTCGCAGGAATGAACCGACATGGTCGGCGCGCAAAGGCAGCTTGGTAGTCATGGGAAATGTCCTGTCTTGGTAAAGAATTATCCAAGCCAGCGGTCATAACGCGGGCTCGCGCTCGACTGACGCCAAGAAGATACGCTCATCCCCCTGCCTTCCGCAACGGGCAATTGGGAGAGCGAGTGTGCAACAGCGGCGCTTGACCCAAAAGACTCTACAATTGTAAGCATCACATACGAAAAGGTCCTTGGGAGGGGTCAATGAAAAAGGCGGGGTTGATACTGGCCGGCGCACTCGCGCTGGGCCTGGCTGGCTGCAACGGGGACGCGCAAGGCTCCTCCAAGGACGGGGTGACCGGCGCCCTGATCACTGCAGCGGACGGCAAGGAATGGCTGACCTATGGCCGCGATTATTCCGAACAGAGATATTCCCCGCTGACCGGGATCGGCACCGGCAATGTCGCGGATCTCGGCCTGGCCTGGTTCGCGGATCTGGACACTGCGCGCGGCCAGGAAGCGACTCCGCTGGTCATCGACGGCAAGATCTTCACCAGCACTGCGTGGAGCAAGGTGAAAGCCTATGATGCGCGCAGCGGCGAATTGCTGTGGGATTACGATCCCGAAGTGCCCGGCGAATGGGGCGCCTATGGCTGCTGCGACGTGGTCAATCGCGGGCTGGCCGCATGGGGGGACAAATTGTTCCTCGGCACGTTCGACGGGCGGCTGGTCGCGCTTGATCGCGATACGGGCGAAGTTGCCTGGTCCAGGGAAACGACCGACAGGACCAAGCCCTATACGATCACCGGCGCACCGCGCGTCATCGATGGCAAGGTGCTG
Proteins encoded in this window:
- a CDS encoding 5-methyltetrahydropteroyltriglutamate--homocysteine S-methyltransferase codes for the protein MTTKLPLRADHVGSFLRPRSVVEAREHRAAGNIDYAALRQIEDEAIAELVKWQEGLGLKSITDGEFRRYFFHTDFLLQLSGVEEQGGIEKAFKNDTGKDVHFAPPKMVVTGKIEHVKPIQKADYEYLASVATETPKVAIPSPTMLHFRAGRQGIPEDVYPEMDAFYADVAAAYRAEVDSLAEAGCRYLQMDDTNLAYLCDESHRDDARARGMDPDETPRQYAALINDAFGSAPSDMIKAIHLCRGNFRSSWAAEGGYEPVAEIMFNELDIDAFFLEYDDPRSGDFAPLRFLPKGKTVVLGLVTTKLGQLESKDDIKRRIDEASKFADLDQLALSPQCGFASTVHGNDLTTEQQADKIRLCVEVAEEVWG